A window of Mucilaginibacter sp. PAMC 26640 contains these coding sequences:
- a CDS encoding crossover junction endodeoxyribonuclease RuvC yields MEQLNNKERIILGIDPGTAVMGYGLVLEKGPKIELISLGVVKMEKIDDHMLKLQRIFEKTVALIDNYKPDCLAIEAPFYGKNIQVMLKLGRAQGMAIAAALSRNIVITEYAPRKIKQSITGNGNATKEQVAAMLQTLLKFTETPDFLDATDGLAVAVCHSFQRIPTTSSGKSKKSYSGWETFVKDNGSRVKGSAK; encoded by the coding sequence ATGGAGCAGCTAAACAATAAAGAGCGTATAATTTTAGGGATTGACCCTGGTACAGCCGTGATGGGTTACGGACTTGTGCTGGAAAAAGGACCGAAAATAGAGTTGATCAGCCTGGGCGTAGTGAAAATGGAGAAGATAGATGATCATATGCTGAAGCTCCAGCGCATCTTCGAAAAAACCGTTGCTCTGATTGATAATTACAAACCGGATTGCCTTGCCATCGAAGCCCCTTTTTATGGTAAAAACATCCAGGTAATGCTGAAACTGGGGCGTGCCCAGGGGATGGCCATCGCCGCAGCGCTCTCACGCAATATTGTCATAACTGAGTATGCGCCCCGTAAAATAAAGCAATCTATCACCGGCAACGGTAATGCCACAAAGGAACAAGTTGCTGCTATGCTGCAAACGCTGTTAAAATTTACCGAGACACCCGATTTTTTAGATGCCACCGATGGGCTTGCTGTTGCAGTTTGCCATTCCTTTCAGCGTATACCGACAACGTCATCAGGAAAAAGCAAAAAATCTTATTCGGGATGGGAGACTTTTGTAAAGGATAACGGCTCGCGGGTAAAGGGTTCTGCAAAATAA